atagatattaaaaataaaatgtgaatagTGTGTAACCTCTGGCTACTTCTGACCCACAGGTGAGCAGTACATTAGGACAGCTGTACTCTGGTCTTAAATCCTTCAAGTTCCATCTTGACTGGATCCAGCAAAAACAAGAAGAAATGGGGAATGATTATTCTAAGACAAAGAAACTCGCTCATCGTATCCAAGTCATCAGCCACATGGTGCTCATACAGGTAAGAACCATTGAACTCAGCTACAGGAGGAAAtcaaacaatatttaaatatcttaaaagcTGTTAAAATGGATGTAAAAGATTTGTCAAGATACTTTATAAATAGATGGGAACGTAtggaacagaaaaaaatatttttaaaatatgctgcTTGAGAGACAACAGAAATCTTCTAAACCTTCTTACAGATTGGGACGATGCCTTCTGAGCTGGTCTACCCGTCCTTGTCGCCTTTGAACACAGCTTGGAACGTGTTCCAGGCCAATGTGGAGATCCTTGACAAACTGTACTTCTTTTGCAACTGGTACACTAGAGCCCTGGGGAACTGAAACACAGACAACAGTGATCAACACCATCATATGAGACACCTCAGATTATCTCCATGATGCCTGACTTGCCTTAACGTTTGATAGGATGGAATGAACGCAAGTCATCCTTTGTAAATCATCCTCCATTTCAACAGTGTTCTCCAGTTAAGGTTTCCTatgcatgttgttgttgttattttattaattaattatttattaagttatgtatttaatatttatttaacagttgAATGAAGGATTTTTTTTCTATAGAGAGTGAATGAGAAAATAgcactttataaaaaaatagtaagtgttttatttcaataagTAAATTTGTATGCAAAAATCAGCTGCAGGCAGTTGCTAATAATGACCAATAGGTGTCGCTTAGAAACCTTTTACTGTGGTTAATGTGACATATAATTAAATGCAGTCCAGGGCCGTCACTCTTTTAGCCTTTTAAGTTAGTAATTTCGCCCATAAGTCCTGAATCAACATCCTTGTTGaacaacaaaactgaataaCTCAAATTTTAAAAGTTAGACTTTACGGTTAGCACTTAAACAACACGGTGGTTAATGCAActgtatgcatgttttttttgctGCCATCAAGCGGATTGCTTTATGGCAGCAACAAATGCACTACTGTCCGCTGTAATTACGACAGTAATTTAGGACATTGAATTCCACTCATTTAACtgtaggttaaaaaaaataccaaaacTACATATAGTTGTTTTAATAGTTAGTGTTAAGCACTATTTTTACTATTAAGCACTAATGTTTGTTTAACAGGAATTTTTAACAGGTGAATCATGTTTATCCATGCCCTATTTGACAAAaataggataataaatggatgATAAAACTGGGCATTCaacacaaaattacaaaaatttcaTTAGGGCTAATGGATGTTATTGCTGCTGCACAGTGGGTTTTTGTGAGCATATTGCAAATACAGTAGATTGAAATGCACTCACTACCTTCAGATTGTATTTATTCCCTGTGATTATGTGTTTAGTCTAAATTAAAGGTGCCACCGTATAGCAGAAATGAactgaaaacaagaaaaagaggCCTTACAACAGATTTGTAAATATGTATAGCGCATGTTTGAAGAAATTTAGTGGTGTTAATATCGGAGAATTATTTGGTAAAACCTTTCAGTGAAGGGAACAAACACCCAAATTCACTCTGATTTACCTTTACAAGCCCAGTGAGATGGATGTGCTTTAGTAGTGTCCTAcatgtgtttatttttcatacttttttatacatatctatatatttatttttttatttatatttttgtattaatttattagttttttgtcatttttctttcaataaaatgattttacatCAAACATTCACAGCTATTTTTTCACTTGTTGAACTGCGTCAGCAACAACTGAacctttaataaaacaataatccaACCGTCATCGCATCATTTTTTGATGTTCTGGATATAATCGGTTatatttggattttaatatttgttcctAAAATAAACTTGTGCATCTTATTTGTAGATTTGTAAACCATTTTCCTGCCCCGTCTGGCTGAGCATTTTCACAGATAGTTGAGCTAAACTAGATCCAGACAgtcaaaaattgccagtaatAGTGTAATCAACCATGAATGTCAAAATCTTTGCCATGATGactaataccaaactctgcagAATACGGAATAGGATATGGATAACGGATATGTCATATGACTGTTTGTGAGAGAGTTTAAAAAGCTGAAAAGTCAGGACTTGGCACGTCCTGCAGAAAGAGAGATCTGCGATATAAGCGTTTTGTGTACCGCTCTCTCACAGCTGTTGGATTTGTCATGCTCACTCAGAGAGAAATCGATCATGCTGGCCAACATCATAATACATTTGTCAGATCCATGATGCATGAATATAAAGGGCTGATTTCCATGATATGCTGATCGATCAAATCAACTGCAATTAAATCTGATATTATGTTTGTTGTAAACGAGGGCCTTTTGGTTAATTACActaaatttatatattacattaacaGCCCAAATGagacacaaaaatatttttgataaagaTGGAAGGTACAAAATGTGAGAGAAGAACCGAAAAGGCTGGGGGGGGGGTTTAATAGCCAGTAATAACAAATTGCCTGTTATACAAACCCTACAGAACACACTGTCAGCAATGAACACCCTAACATTCAAAAGGAGGGGTAATGGCAATGAGACCATGTGAGTGGGCATACTGTAGAATTTggatagacagagagagagagagagagagagagagagagagaggggagagTACAGAGACTAATCTATTGAACTGTATAAAGCAGAGACTATTGAACTTTATAAAGCAGAGGACAGATTCAGTAGTAATCAGGATATGTACTCAGAAGCAAAAGAATCTGTAACCTGTAAGCTGATTTATGACTGGTTGGCCTGCTGTTGCCCGTTTGACCTGCAGCTTTTAGTGCCCAGAGTTTATGGACAGACTGACCAACAGAGAACTGCATCTCTAAATTCACTTTCAGCCTTCAACAACAGCAAACATGACAGTAAGtcttttcatttctttcaaaaggtCTCTTCTATATGGATTATAcacaaattgtaaaatattttatatagcaTGTAatggaatttaaaataaaacatacactcttaaaaataaaggtgcttaaaaggttcttcacagtgatgtcatagaagaaccatttttggttccacagaGAACCATTTAGTCaaagtttttttagttttttttttaacctttttataatctgaagaaccttcttttggcacaaagaaccttttgtgaaacaaagtttcttcagatgttaaaggttctttatggaaccatttagaaaaaaaaggttcttctatggcatcgtgaagaacctttgtttttaagagtgtaggctTATGCCATAGGCCATATTATGTATAATGCCAACAGCTGCAGTTACAAGatataaaacatatttggtATGCGTgtattagggatgcactgatACCGATACTGAGCTCCTGTACTCGTAAAAATGCCCCCGATAACAAACGCCGATACcacacagcatgtgataagtgccatattcagacaaagaaacaccg
This portion of the Onychostoma macrolepis isolate SWU-2019 chromosome 19, ASM1243209v1, whole genome shotgun sequence genome encodes:
- the il11b gene encoding interleukin-11, with product MKDFEQSLTSLPTLNYKTADLKKVEVSSTLGQLYSGLKSFKFHLDWIQQKQEEMGNDYSKTKKLAHRIQVISHMVLIQIGTMPSELVYPSLSPLNTAWNVFQANVEILDKLYFFCNWYTRALGN